The following are encoded in a window of Thermodesulfobium sp. 4217-1 genomic DNA:
- a CDS encoding ABC transporter permease produces the protein MSSGIALCILVITLITSISLGAREQVSNLLQKFGPKSIVILAGGKRQPGQPFERSTTLTLKDVDTIRSQINGIESLSPAFNSTMNAKYKDQNIDTTVSGSNASWPDTWDWNVIEGRFFTHNEDFHMRRAAVLGRTVANDLFLGENPIGKTIRIENTPFIVIGILSPEGTSPHGNDRDNRIIIPLKTMLKRMVNETYLSSIRIKFEKQSYITSSVPDIGNILRRNHKIYNGLPDDFTIITPDQIIQFLNNINLTMNIFLVVAVLISLIIGSVVVSNIMQASISEREKEIALRRAFGATKFQIIVQVFLEIFVISLIGAFFGTIFGTICSIALNSFTGIPISVSPFLFLIAFCFSTVIALISGIRPALKASSFDPAVILQR, from the coding sequence ATGAGCTCTGGCATTGCACTGTGCATTTTGGTCATTACTTTGATTACATCTATCAGCCTGGGCGCAAGAGAACAGGTAAGCAATCTGCTTCAAAAATTTGGACCAAAATCAATCGTAATTCTTGCTGGTGGTAAAAGGCAACCCGGGCAGCCTTTCGAGCGATCTACCACGCTTACGCTAAAGGACGTAGATACAATTAGATCTCAGATCAATGGCATTGAATCTTTATCGCCAGCTTTCAATAGCACAATGAATGCTAAGTATAAGGATCAAAATATCGATACCACAGTTTCAGGTTCCAATGCATCCTGGCCAGATACATGGGATTGGAACGTAATAGAAGGAAGATTTTTCACTCACAATGAAGATTTTCACATGAGAAGGGCAGCTGTATTAGGTAGGACGGTCGCAAACGACCTATTCTTGGGTGAAAATCCTATTGGAAAGACTATCAGAATAGAAAACACACCTTTTATAGTCATAGGAATATTAAGCCCAGAAGGCACATCTCCCCATGGCAACGATAGAGACAACAGAATCATTATTCCATTGAAAACAATGCTCAAGAGAATGGTAAATGAGACCTATCTCTCTTCAATCAGGATAAAATTTGAAAAACAGTCGTATATAACTTCTTCAGTACCTGACATTGGCAATATTTTAAGAAGAAATCACAAAATTTATAACGGGCTGCCAGATGATTTTACTATAATTACTCCTGACCAGATAATTCAATTTCTGAACAATATTAATTTGACAATGAATATATTTTTAGTTGTAGCAGTTTTAATATCTTTGATTATCGGTTCTGTGGTAGTATCAAATATTATGCAGGCCTCAATTTCTGAAAGGGAGAAAGAGATTGCGCTCAGGAGAGCATTTGGAGCTACTAAATTTCAAATTATAGTACAGGTTTTTCTTGAGATATTTGTAATAAGTTTGATTGGTGCCTTTTTTGGCACAATATTTGGCACAATTTGTTCGATCGCATTGAACAGCTTTACTGGAATACCTATTTCTGTAAGCCCATTTCTATTTCTGATAGCTTTTTGCTTTTCTACTGTAATTGCATTAATCTCAGGTATTAGGCCAGCTTTGAAAGCCAGTTCATTTGACCCAGCTGTTATCTTACAAAGATAA
- a CDS encoding NADH-quinone oxidoreductase subunit H: protein MVSINPSLILVSIIQVIIALVFSPLVSGIIRKIKSYFQSRKGASVFQPYRDLLKFFKKESTISENSSIISIFAPFIVFASYLSACVLFPFLGFKNGSGYDLITFIYCFGVARFFIALAGMESGSSFGGMGSSREMMISALSEPVFSIVLFALSLSVLSYNLNSMLSSGWSIPGILLSISMFIIVIAESSRLPVDNPDTHLELSMVHEGMILEYSGPLLGIFHYASMLKQFILIALFVSIFSPNIENFVLAIFIKFLLFLLTVFLIAFIESIVPKMRLFKLPGFFFATGILGVLAILIYFIK from the coding sequence ATGGTATCGATAAATCCATCATTAATTTTGGTTTCAATAATTCAAGTTATTATTGCATTGGTTTTTTCTCCTCTTGTAAGTGGGATTATTAGGAAAATAAAATCATATTTCCAATCCAGGAAGGGGGCGTCTGTATTTCAGCCATATAGAGACCTTTTAAAATTCTTTAAAAAGGAATCGACAATCTCTGAAAATTCATCGATAATATCCATTTTTGCTCCTTTTATTGTCTTTGCTTCATACCTAAGCGCTTGTGTTTTGTTCCCCTTTCTTGGTTTTAAAAATGGTTCGGGATATGACCTTATTACATTTATATATTGTTTTGGAGTAGCGAGATTTTTTATTGCATTGGCTGGAATGGAATCAGGTTCGAGTTTTGGAGGCATGGGTTCTAGCAGAGAAATGATGATATCAGCTCTTTCTGAGCCAGTTTTCTCTATAGTCTTGTTTGCTCTTTCGTTAAGTGTCCTTTCGTATAATCTTAATAGCATGCTTTCATCTGGATGGTCTATTCCAGGGATTTTGCTGAGCATTTCTATGTTTATAATTGTAATAGCAGAGTCTTCAAGATTGCCAGTAGACAATCCTGATACCCATTTAGAGCTTAGCATGGTTCATGAAGGAATGATTCTTGAATATTCTGGCCCTCTTTTGGGAATTTTTCACTATGCATCTATGTTAAAGCAATTTATTTTAATTGCTTTATTCGTAAGTATTTTCTCCCCTAATATAGAAAATTTTGTTTTGGCTATTTTTATAAAGTTTTTATTATTTCTTCTTACTGTCTTTTTAATAGCATTTATTGAATCTATCGTTCCTAAGATGAGACTTTTCAAATTGCCTGGATTTTTCTTTGCTACTGGCATACTGGGTGTTCTTGCAATTTTAATATATTTTATAAAATAA
- a CDS encoding sulfotransferase domain-containing protein, with protein sequence MAKGEFKINTIYKLPNFLIVGASKAGTTSLYHYLSKHPQVFMSKIKEPKFFSYISGHKNFNGPGDSEGERDIIKTFEDYRRLFLNVNSSKVLGECSVDSLYYYESVIPKIKEHLGKEVKIFIILRNPIDRAYSSYIYHLRDGRENLSFEDALNDEEKRIRDNWEFMWHYKLVGLYFNQVKAYLDNFKSTKICLFEDLKENPDGLMKELFNFLGVDPEFVSDDLGIKYNKSGIPRHRSLYNFLNKPNLFKAVVKNFFPKNFRIKLKNEFMQKLLIKPDGINEDTRGYLINFYKEDIIRLQKLIDRDLSSWLK encoded by the coding sequence ATAGCAAAGGGTGAGTTTAAAATTAATACTATATATAAACTTCCAAATTTTTTAATTGTAGGAGCCTCAAAAGCAGGAACTACCAGTTTGTATCATTATCTTTCAAAACATCCACAGGTTTTTATGAGTAAAATAAAAGAACCTAAGTTTTTTTCTTATATATCTGGTCACAAAAATTTTAATGGTCCTGGTGACTCTGAGGGGGAAAGGGATATTATAAAAACATTCGAAGATTATAGGAGATTGTTTTTGAATGTCAATAGCTCAAAGGTGCTGGGGGAATGTAGTGTGGACAGCTTATATTATTATGAATCTGTGATACCAAAAATTAAAGAGCATTTAGGTAAAGAGGTTAAGATTTTTATCATCCTAAGAAATCCGATTGATAGAGCCTATTCTTCATATATTTATCATCTACGAGATGGCAGAGAAAATCTATCATTTGAAGATGCACTTAATGATGAAGAGAAGAGAATAAGGGATAATTGGGAATTTATGTGGCATTATAAGTTAGTTGGGTTATATTTTAATCAAGTAAAGGCATATCTTGATAACTTTAAGAGCACTAAGATCTGTTTATTTGAAGATCTCAAAGAAAACCCTGATGGTTTGATGAAAGAGCTTTTTAACTTCCTAGGTGTGGATCCAGAATTTGTTTCTGATGATTTAGGGATAAAATATAACAAATCAGGAATCCCAAGACACAGATCTCTGTATAACTTTTTAAATAAGCCAAATCTATTTAAGGCCGTAGTTAAAAATTTCTTCCCGAAAAACTTTAGAATAAAGTTAAAAAATGAATTTATGCAAAAATTACTTATAAAGCCTGATGGGATAAATGAAGATACGAGGGGGTATCTGATAAATTTTTATAAAGAAGATATAATAAGACTTCAAAAGTTGATAGATAGGGATTTATCCAGTTGGCTAAAGTAA
- a CDS encoding proton-conducting transporter membrane subunit, translated as MIDLGFILFYLSVGFYILGAIVPLAFSKNKTLSLKIGSYFGLTASALGFMSGVFIFLLPNPILFNLLVIAPNIVLQFYFDKLCAFFLLILSAINFLIMIYSLEYMKSYLNDNIAKFSFFYNLFICSMSILFLVSNSITFLIFWELMSILSYFLVTFEYRHQHVRKAGFFYIFMTHFGTVFIISGLLYWGTFSNGLSFDAMKIAAMHMSMFSKSIIFLCFLIGFGTKAGIVPLHIWLPMAHPSAPSNVSAMMSSVMIKTAIYGIFRFVIDMLGVGPIWWGSVILFIGIASSLIGVLYALMEHDIKKLLAYHSVENIGIIFMGVGLGAIFSSMSLYTFAAIAYCASLFHVLNHAVFKSLLFLSAGSISKIIGTRDMEHYGGLIKNMPKTALSFLIGSLAISAIPPLNGFASEYQIYISMLNLSYFAHSYWKLFAILSPVALILTGALAAACFVKAFSVSFLALPRSSEAKNAKEPNLMIILPEAILAFSCILLGLLASNILFYISKILLQIDSNFNVVYFQTTNLLFFIIFGIFFSLSIIFGKIFGLFEIRKVPTWGCGISLNSKMEYTAASFSQPIRRTYSFFLRPHRKITLNPAKPLDILFSEDLKPPFTTYLYSPIRKFILNFSIKMRFLQSGYVHFYLAYIFITLVVLLLWYR; from the coding sequence ATGATTGATTTAGGTTTTATCTTATTCTATCTTTCAGTCGGTTTTTATATTTTAGGTGCAATTGTGCCACTTGCTTTTTCAAAAAATAAAACGCTATCTTTGAAAATCGGTTCATATTTTGGTTTAACTGCTTCAGCTCTTGGTTTTATGTCGGGCGTTTTTATATTTTTATTGCCAAATCCAATTTTGTTTAATCTTTTAGTTATTGCTCCAAATATAGTGCTGCAATTTTATTTTGATAAGCTTTGCGCCTTTTTTCTTTTAATTCTTTCTGCAATCAATTTTTTGATTATGATATATTCTTTGGAATACATGAAGTCTTATCTAAACGACAATATCGCTAAATTTTCCTTTTTTTATAATTTATTTATTTGTTCGATGTCAATTTTGTTTTTGGTTTCTAACTCGATTACATTTTTGATTTTTTGGGAGTTAATGAGCATTCTTTCTTATTTTCTTGTAACTTTTGAATACAGGCATCAGCATGTTAGAAAAGCTGGATTTTTTTATATATTTATGACTCATTTTGGAACTGTTTTTATTATCTCTGGGCTCTTGTATTGGGGGACATTTTCAAATGGATTAAGCTTTGATGCTATGAAGATTGCTGCTATGCATATGAGCATGTTTTCTAAATCCATTATCTTCTTATGCTTTCTGATAGGCTTTGGAACAAAAGCTGGTATTGTTCCTTTGCATATCTGGCTTCCAATGGCACATCCTTCTGCACCGAGCAATGTATCTGCGATGATGAGTTCTGTTATGATCAAGACTGCTATATATGGAATTTTTAGATTTGTAATCGATATGCTGGGTGTGGGCCCTATCTGGTGGGGGAGTGTTATACTCTTCATTGGGATAGCATCGTCTTTGATCGGCGTTCTTTATGCCTTGATGGAGCACGATATTAAAAAACTTTTAGCATATCATAGTGTTGAAAATATTGGGATAATCTTTATGGGAGTCGGTTTAGGTGCGATTTTCTCATCAATGTCTCTATATACTTTTGCTGCTATTGCCTACTGCGCTTCTTTGTTTCATGTTTTGAACCATGCTGTTTTCAAGAGCTTGCTTTTCCTTTCTGCAGGTTCGATTAGTAAAATAATCGGAACACGAGATATGGAGCATTATGGTGGATTGATAAAAAATATGCCTAAAACTGCTTTATCTTTTTTGATTGGATCATTGGCAATTTCAGCTATCCCTCCCCTTAATGGGTTTGCTAGCGAATATCAAATATATATTTCGATGCTAAATCTGTCTTACTTTGCGCATTCTTACTGGAAGCTTTTTGCTATATTGTCTCCTGTAGCATTAATTTTAACTGGTGCACTTGCTGCTGCTTGTTTTGTAAAGGCTTTTTCTGTATCATTTTTGGCTTTGCCGCGCTCATCTGAAGCAAAGAATGCAAAGGAGCCAAATCTGATGATTATCCTACCAGAAGCTATACTTGCCTTTAGCTGTATATTACTCGGTTTATTAGCTTCCAATATACTTTTTTATATTTCTAAAATACTGTTACAGATAGATTCAAATTTTAATGTTGTCTATTTTCAAACGACAAATCTTTTATTTTTTATAATTTTTGGAATATTCTTTAGTTTATCTATAATTTTTGGTAAAATTTTTGGACTATTTGAGATTAGAAAGGTCCCCACATGGGGATGCGGCATTAGCTTAAACTCTAAGATGGAATATACTGCTGCGTCTTTTTCTCAACCAATAAGGCGAACTTATTCATTTTTTCTGAGACCACATAGAAAGATCACGCTTAATCCTGCTAAGCCATTGGATATTTTATTCTCTGAGGATTTAAAGCCTCCATTTACTACTTATTTATATAGCCCAATAAGAAAATTTATATTAAATTTTTCTATTAAAATGAGATTTCTTCAAAGCGGTTATGTGCATTTTTATCTTGCATATATATTTATTACATTGGTGGTGCTTTTGTTATGGTATCGATAA
- a CDS encoding NADH-quinone oxidoreductase subunit C, whose translation MKNYILVTTTNESLDNEIISLRSSGAQLLTIFANDERSVSNNFKIYAIFLMKNGDIVELSFFVNSDQSSYNSISRYFPSANWLEREIFDTFGIKPIDHSDLRPVINFPDWPKDIFLMRKDFVDKKVDRGIAKDFNFIPVKGEGIFQVPVGPIHAGIIEPGHFRFFVFGEDMINLQAQLFFTHRGIEKRLEGLDINDALFHIERLCGVSSVSHGYAFSKAIENIYDLHTSKYSEFSRVIILELERLYNHIGDIGNMCAGVGFHFAVSRGAILKERLQQLNFKYFGHRYLRGIICPGGLNRSMLFDDEMFVKLDAIEHELIELFESIRGYELLLDRFITTGVLPKDVASEMGATGVALRASGINFDTRKDIGYSVYPDLKFNIPYQTEGDVYCRFVQRYEESIESFKIIKQCYENIKKLDNKAFFTDLLEKIKTNTGIGITETPRGTALHWVMLDDFGKIFRIHIRSASHRNWMVLPICIPKNIIPDFPLINKSFELCYSSCDR comes from the coding sequence ATGAAAAATTATATATTGGTTACCACTACAAATGAAAGCTTAGACAATGAAATTATTAGCTTGAGAAGTTCTGGCGCTCAACTTCTGACAATTTTTGCAAATGATGAGAGATCGGTTAGCAATAATTTTAAAATATATGCGATTTTTCTTATGAAAAATGGTGATATCGTCGAATTATCTTTTTTTGTTAACTCTGATCAGTCTTCATATAATTCTATCTCAAGGTATTTTCCATCAGCTAACTGGCTTGAAAGAGAAATATTTGACACATTTGGAATAAAACCTATTGATCACTCTGACTTAAGGCCTGTTATCAATTTTCCTGACTGGCCTAAGGACATATTCCTAATGAGAAAAGATTTTGTTGATAAAAAGGTTGATCGTGGAATTGCTAAAGATTTTAATTTTATCCCTGTAAAAGGTGAGGGCATTTTTCAAGTTCCTGTTGGTCCAATTCACGCTGGGATAATTGAACCTGGCCATTTTAGATTTTTTGTTTTTGGAGAAGACATGATAAATTTGCAGGCCCAACTCTTTTTTACTCACAGGGGTATAGAAAAGAGATTAGAGGGCTTAGACATAAACGATGCGCTTTTTCATATCGAGAGATTGTGCGGTGTTAGCTCTGTGTCTCATGGTTATGCTTTTTCAAAGGCTATTGAAAATATTTACGATTTGCATACATCTAAATACTCCGAATTTTCAAGGGTGATAATACTCGAACTTGAAAGGCTATACAATCACATAGGCGATATAGGCAATATGTGTGCTGGTGTGGGCTTTCACTTTGCAGTGAGCAGGGGAGCTATTTTAAAAGAGAGACTTCAACAATTAAACTTTAAATATTTTGGGCACAGATATCTTCGTGGAATTATATGTCCTGGAGGCTTGAACAGGAGCATGCTCTTTGATGATGAAATGTTTGTCAAACTGGATGCTATTGAACACGAGTTAATAGAGCTTTTCGAATCTATAAGAGGTTATGAGCTCTTATTAGATAGATTTATTACCACTGGAGTGCTACCTAAAGATGTAGCGTCAGAAATGGGGGCTACTGGAGTAGCATTAAGGGCTTCTGGGATAAATTTTGATACCAGGAAAGATATTGGATATTCTGTATATCCAGATTTAAAATTCAATATCCCTTATCAAACTGAAGGAGATGTTTACTGTAGGTTTGTCCAACGATATGAAGAGTCTATTGAATCTTTCAAGATAATAAAACAGTGTTATGAAAATATTAAAAAATTAGATAATAAAGCCTTTTTTACAGATTTACTTGAAAAAATTAAAACCAATACAGGCATAGGAATTACAGAAACCCCAAGAGGTACAGCCTTGCATTGGGTTATGCTTGACGACTTTGGTAAAATTTTTAGAATTCATATTCGTTCTGCTTCTCACAGAAATTGGATGGTCTTGCCAATATGTATTCCGAAGAATATTATTCCAGATTTTCCGCTAATAAATAAGAGCTTTGAGTTATGCTACTCATCTTGTGACAGGTAG
- a CDS encoding 4Fe-4S ferredoxin: protein MFKVLNRLLRTNVVTKSIDELSESFKDFPSIDASMCPTNCNLCVERCPSHAIDKDKEINNIKCTNCRLCFDTCTFGAIELIERPIIINENSKNIEMFRKQFKDSIHIRYVDTGECNACLFEVNATSNSFYDIDQYGISFVASPKHADVILFTGSIVRNMEKPFLDTIVAIPKPYIVIAVGNCACGNNIFVSEYAKNNLPDNDFIDVYIPGCPPNPLLIIKGILKALGRIK, encoded by the coding sequence TTGTTTAAAGTTTTAAATCGTCTGTTAAGAACAAATGTGGTTACAAAGTCGATTGATGAATTATCTGAGTCATTTAAAGATTTTCCATCTATAGACGCTTCTATGTGTCCAACCAATTGCAATTTGTGCGTCGAAAGATGCCCATCTCATGCCATAGATAAAGATAAAGAAATTAATAATATAAAGTGTACTAACTGCAGACTATGCTTTGATACTTGTACATTTGGAGCCATTGAACTTATTGAGAGACCCATAATCATAAACGAAAATTCTAAAAATATTGAAATGTTTAGAAAACAATTTAAAGATTCGATTCATATTAGATATGTGGATACAGGAGAGTGCAATGCATGTCTTTTTGAAGTGAATGCTACCTCAAATTCGTTTTATGATATTGATCAATATGGCATCAGCTTTGTGGCATCTCCAAAACATGCTGATGTAATCCTATTTACTGGATCAATAGTAAGAAATATGGAAAAACCATTTCTGGATACTATAGTTGCTATTCCTAAACCCTATATTGTTATTGCAGTTGGTAATTGTGCATGCGGCAATAATATCTTTGTTTCTGAATATGCAAAAAACAATTTACCAGACAATGATTTTATAGACGTTTATATTCCTGGTTGTCCACCAAATCCTTTATTGATAATTAAAGGTATTTTAAAGGCGTTGGGCAGAATAAAATAA
- the glf gene encoding UDP-galactopyranose mutase, protein MFDFIIVGAGLSGCVIAERIAKVLDQKVLIIEKRNHIGGNCYDYKDKNNIIVHKYGPHIFHTDYKDVFDYLSNFTEWHHYQHKILAFIDGKKIPIPFNLNTLYEVFPKNFAVKLENKLLEKYQYNSKIPILDLLKEKDKDLEFLATFIYDKVFKNYTVKQWGLNPEEISPDVTARVPININRDNRYFTDKYQGVPKDGYSKMIENMLCHPNIKIMFNTDFKEVIDIDFETKKIVFMGNEFQGKLVFTGMIDELFKFKYKNLPYRSLDLKFETVDKEYYQKVAVVNYPNDYDFTRITEFKHLYFIESIKTTILKEYPKDYEAGVDIPYYPIFTEENQKLYSRYKEEADKFENLFLVGRLAEYKYYDMDDAIKMALEVFEEKIR, encoded by the coding sequence ATGTTTGATTTTATAATAGTTGGCGCAGGGCTTTCTGGATGTGTAATTGCAGAAAGAATAGCTAAAGTATTAGATCAAAAAGTATTAATAATAGAAAAGAGGAACCATATTGGTGGAAACTGTTATGATTATAAGGACAAAAATAATATAATCGTTCATAAGTATGGACCCCATATCTTCCATACAGACTACAAAGATGTATTTGATTACCTTTCGAATTTTACAGAGTGGCATCACTATCAACATAAAATTTTGGCTTTTATAGATGGCAAAAAGATTCCAATACCTTTTAATCTTAATACTCTTTATGAAGTTTTCCCAAAAAATTTTGCTGTGAAATTAGAAAATAAATTACTAGAAAAATACCAATATAATTCTAAGATTCCTATACTTGACCTTTTAAAAGAAAAAGATAAAGATTTGGAATTTCTTGCAACTTTTATATACGATAAAGTATTTAAAAACTATACCGTGAAGCAGTGGGGTCTGAATCCTGAAGAAATATCTCCAGATGTAACTGCAAGGGTGCCAATAAATATAAATAGAGATAATAGATATTTTACTGATAAATACCAGGGAGTCCCCAAAGATGGGTATTCAAAAATGATTGAGAATATGCTTTGTCATCCAAATATTAAAATAATGTTTAACACTGATTTTAAAGAAGTAATAGATATAGATTTTGAAACAAAAAAAATTGTTTTTATGGGCAATGAATTTCAAGGCAAACTAGTCTTTACTGGAATGATAGATGAATTATTTAAATTCAAATATAAAAATTTGCCTTATAGAAGTTTAGATTTGAAATTTGAAACAGTTGATAAAGAATATTACCAAAAGGTAGCAGTAGTAAACTACCCGAATGATTACGATTTTACAAGGATTACCGAATTCAAACATTTATATTTTATAGAGTCTATAAAGACTACGATTTTAAAAGAATACCCAAAAGATTATGAAGCAGGTGTAGATATACCTTATTATCCTATATTTACTGAGGAAAATCAGAAGCTTTATAGCAGATATAAAGAAGAGGCAGATAAGTTTGAAAATCTTTTTCTGGTAGGCAGGCTTGCTGAGTACAAATATTATGATATGGATGATGCCATAAAAATGGCATTGGAAGTGTTTGAGGAGAAGATTAGGTGA
- a CDS encoding hydrogenase 4 subunit F yields the protein MILLFIVLIPIIFSFFCVLPKQTKITQWIASCAIVLMSLLAFISCFYVLTSGKILFLSNIFAIDLLSVPFVLVIAIVSLICSISSIGYVNRDIEINEMKKSYVKPFYVLLLLFVCTMYLSVLCQNLGLIWVSIEATTVISALLVGFYRKRASLEAAWKYIILCTVGIAFALVGLILIYQAEQISLFNGVETLNWFKLISYGKNLDPNLMKISFIFIMVGYGTKAGIFPMHTWLPDAHGQSPAPISALLSGVLLNCAVYAILRHHLLLSSAVGSGFSSNLLLGFGALSMIFSVPFILTQRDIKRLFAYSSVEHMGIILIGFGLGNFFGVLGAILHMFNHSIGKSTLFLSTGSIVKRYGSNNIARLKGIGQTKPITSIIFLCVLLAIAGSPPFGLFLSEMYIAYAIFQKFGFFPGIVYLTLIATVFAAFMYYLGKMYFSNQRPDFKFKERIGLQHIFLSIPIIILIITGCFLTPSINIISKIVEYFMRGI from the coding sequence GTGATACTCTTATTTATAGTTTTAATACCGATAATATTTTCTTTTTTCTGTGTTTTGCCAAAACAAACCAAGATAACTCAATGGATTGCATCTTGTGCAATTGTATTAATGAGCTTATTGGCATTCATATCATGTTTTTATGTTTTAACATCAGGCAAAATACTCTTCTTATCAAATATATTTGCTATCGATCTTCTTTCAGTCCCATTTGTTCTGGTAATCGCCATAGTCAGCCTTATATGCTCAATTTCATCTATTGGCTATGTGAATAGAGATATCGAAATAAATGAAATGAAAAAAAGTTATGTTAAACCATTTTATGTACTATTATTATTATTTGTCTGCACAATGTATTTATCAGTTCTTTGTCAAAATCTCGGCTTAATATGGGTATCCATCGAAGCAACAACTGTAATATCAGCATTGCTGGTTGGCTTTTACAGAAAAAGGGCATCTCTTGAAGCTGCATGGAAATATATCATTCTTTGTACAGTTGGAATTGCATTTGCGCTCGTTGGATTGATTTTAATATATCAAGCAGAACAAATCTCACTATTCAATGGCGTTGAAACTCTTAACTGGTTCAAGCTTATTTCATATGGAAAAAATCTGGACCCAAATTTGATGAAAATTTCATTTATATTTATTATGGTTGGATATGGAACGAAAGCTGGAATTTTTCCTATGCACACATGGCTTCCAGACGCACACGGGCAGTCTCCAGCTCCAATAAGCGCTCTTCTTTCAGGTGTTTTGCTTAACTGTGCTGTTTATGCAATTTTGAGACATCATTTATTGCTTTCCTCAGCGGTTGGCAGTGGTTTTTCCAGTAATCTGCTATTAGGTTTTGGGGCTCTTTCAATGATATTTTCAGTACCTTTTATTTTGACTCAACGCGACATAAAAAGACTTTTCGCATATTCGAGCGTCGAACATATGGGCATAATTCTGATAGGTTTTGGTTTAGGGAATTTTTTTGGAGTGCTTGGCGCAATACTTCATATGTTCAATCATTCTATTGGAAAGTCAACGCTGTTTTTAAGTACAGGATCTATTGTTAAAAGATATGGCAGCAATAACATTGCAAGATTAAAAGGAATCGGTCAAACAAAGCCAATTACTTCAATAATATTTTTGTGTGTATTGTTAGCTATTGCTGGATCTCCTCCATTTGGACTTTTTTTAAGTGAGATGTACATCGCGTATGCTATTTTTCAAAAATTTGGTTTTTTTCCAGGTATAGTCTATCTTACTTTAATAGCTACCGTATTTGCTGCGTTTATGTATTATTTAGGGAAAATGTATTTTAGCAATCAAAGACCAGATTTTAAGTTTAAAGAGCGCATTGGTCTGCAACATATTTTTCTTTCTATTCCTATTATTATTCTAATAATTACTGGCTGTTTTCTTACACCTTCTATAAATATTATTTCAAAAATTGTTGAATATTTTATGAGAGGTATTTGA